A DNA window from Halomicrobium mukohataei DSM 12286 contains the following coding sequences:
- a CDS encoding DUF5822 domain-containing protein: protein MPHVEETDPEGVDFGWVMQMTFVTTILVGAPIVATLSLFVQLTGWAEWAEFAIRVGAVVWFCTAAGVYAYARYRE, encoded by the coding sequence ATGCCACACGTCGAGGAGACGGACCCGGAGGGCGTCGACTTCGGCTGGGTCATGCAGATGACCTTCGTGACGACCATCCTGGTCGGCGCGCCGATCGTCGCTACCCTCTCGCTGTTCGTCCAGTTGACGGGCTGGGCGGAGTGGGCCGAGTTCGCGATCCGGGTGGGTGCCGTCGTCTGGTTCTGTACCGCCGCCGGTGTGTACGCCTACGCACGCTACAGGGAGTGA